From Candidatus Methylomirabilota bacterium, a single genomic window includes:
- a CDS encoding MBL fold metallo-hydrolase yields the protein MRRAALAGLLGAVLAAGCGHVGGPIAGAPAHHRERGFANPVTTHEPASTWVRARFVVSRIWSSTFSPRAIELPRVANDGAALRSNRTRPTVTWVGHATLLVQLDGVNVLTDPQWSERASPVSFGGPRRVTPPGLRFEDLPPIHLVLISHDHYDHLDVATVRRLAAEHRPRFIVPLGVETWLAGLGITDVAEMDWWDRRTEDGLTITCVPAQHFSGRGLWDRNRRLWSGWAIAGRDRRLFFAGDTAYAGVFKEIRRRAGPFDLAAVPIGAYLPPIIMRAAHTTPEEALDVFEDIGARAFVPIHWGTFDLAEEPLDEPPRRLAAESGRRGLGPERVWVLRHGETRSW from the coding sequence GTGCGCCGCGCCGCGCTGGCCGGGCTGCTGGGCGCTGTCCTCGCCGCCGGTTGCGGCCACGTGGGCGGCCCGATCGCAGGTGCGCCCGCCCACCATCGTGAGCGCGGCTTCGCCAACCCGGTCACGACGCATGAGCCGGCGAGCACGTGGGTCCGCGCCCGCTTCGTGGTGAGCCGGATCTGGTCGAGCACGTTCAGCCCGCGGGCGATCGAGCTTCCCCGTGTCGCCAACGATGGTGCGGCGCTGCGGAGCAACCGCACCCGGCCGACCGTGACCTGGGTCGGCCACGCCACCCTGCTCGTGCAGCTCGACGGCGTCAACGTGCTCACGGACCCCCAGTGGTCGGAACGGGCCAGCCCGGTGAGCTTCGGGGGCCCCCGGCGCGTCACTCCCCCGGGTCTTCGCTTCGAGGACCTTCCGCCCATCCACCTGGTGCTCATCTCCCACGATCACTACGACCACCTGGACGTGGCGACCGTCCGCCGCCTGGCCGCCGAGCATCGTCCTCGGTTCATCGTGCCGCTCGGGGTCGAGACGTGGCTCGCCGGCCTCGGCATCACGGACGTGGCGGAGATGGACTGGTGGGACCGGCGCACCGAGGACGGGCTGACCATCACCTGCGTGCCGGCCCAGCACTTCTCGGGGCGCGGCCTCTGGGACCGGAATCGTCGCCTGTGGAGCGGATGGGCCATCGCCGGCCGGGACCGGCGCCTGTTCTTCGCGGGCGACACGGCCTATGCCGGCGTCTTCAAGGAGATCCGCCGGCGAGCCGGGCCGTTCGACCTGGCGGCCGTCCCCATCGGGGCGTACCTGCCCCCCATCATCATGCGTGCCGCGCACACGACGCCGGAAGAGGCGCTCGACGTCTTCGAGGACATCGGCGCGCGGGCCTTCGTGCCGATTCACTGGGGCACCTTCGACCTCGCCGAGGAGCCTCTCGACGAGCCGCCCCGGCGTCTGGCCGCGGAGAGCGGTCGTCGCGGGCTGGGTCCCGAGCGCGTGTGGGTGCTCCGGCACGGCGAGACCCGGAGCTGGTGA
- a CDS encoding ATP-binding protein: MLHTVAETVSRSLDVDEVVRTAVEALTQVTGHEVSSLHLVSEDGQWLVLQGERGMSPALREVNRRLPVGEGLIGKVATTGEAVCVPDVMGASDLFPPARVAVRSARIRGFVCVPIRSRGRILGTLSLGRRTAEQFDEREVALVQATAHQIGIAVDNARLYSETRHQLDELKLTQSQLIHAEKLSAVGELASGVAHEINNPLTTILGQAHLLARAGELSPAARERVQIISEETTRAARIVQNLLTFARHSTPERRPCSLVDQVKRVLDLKAYQLDQDNIRVVTDLGACPAVYADANQIQQVLLNLVQNAHQALAGHAGKRILTLRVRASKQWAVIEVLDTGPGIHPNVLPKIFDPFFTTKPAGHGSGLGLSVSYGIVSEHRGRLRAQNRPGGGAAFVVELPVGEPRG; the protein is encoded by the coding sequence ATCCTGCACACCGTCGCGGAAACGGTCAGCCGCAGCCTGGACGTCGACGAGGTGGTGCGGACGGCCGTGGAGGCGCTGACCCAGGTCACCGGACACGAGGTCTCCAGCCTGCACCTCGTTTCCGAGGACGGGCAGTGGCTGGTGCTGCAGGGCGAGCGAGGCATGTCGCCCGCCCTGCGCGAAGTCAATCGCCGGCTCCCCGTGGGCGAGGGGCTGATCGGCAAGGTCGCGACCACCGGTGAGGCGGTCTGTGTCCCCGACGTCATGGGGGCCTCCGATCTGTTTCCCCCGGCACGCGTGGCCGTGCGCTCCGCGAGGATCCGCGGGTTCGTGTGCGTGCCCATCCGGAGCCGCGGCCGCATCCTGGGCACGCTGTCCCTCGGCCGCCGGACCGCCGAGCAGTTCGACGAGCGGGAGGTGGCGCTGGTGCAGGCGACCGCGCATCAGATCGGCATCGCCGTGGACAACGCGCGGCTCTATTCCGAGACCCGGCACCAGCTCGACGAGCTCAAGCTCACCCAGAGCCAGCTGATCCACGCCGAGAAGCTGTCGGCGGTGGGCGAGCTGGCTTCCGGCGTGGCCCACGAGATCAACAATCCCCTCACCACGATCCTCGGTCAGGCGCACCTGCTGGCCCGCGCCGGCGAGCTCTCTCCGGCGGCGCGCGAGCGGGTCCAGATCATCTCCGAGGAGACCACGCGGGCGGCCCGCATCGTCCAGAATCTGCTGACCTTCGCGCGCCATTCGACCCCCGAGCGCCGCCCCTGCTCGCTGGTCGACCAGGTGAAGCGGGTGCTCGACCTCAAGGCCTACCAGCTCGACCAGGACAACATCCGGGTGGTCACCGATCTGGGCGCCTGCCCCGCCGTGTACGCGGACGCCAACCAGATCCAGCAGGTGCTGCTCAACCTGGTCCAGAACGCTCACCAGGCGCTGGCCGGCCACGCGGGCAAGCGGATCCTGACCCTCCGGGTCCGGGCCAGCAAGCAGTGGGCGGTGATCGAGGTCCTGGACACCGGCCCGGGGATCCATCCCAACGTGCTGCCGAAGATCTTCGACCCGTTCTTCACGACCAAGCCCGCCGGGCACGGCTCCGGCCTGGGCCTCAGCGTCTCCTACGGCATCGTGAGCGAGCATCGCGGCCGGCTCCGGGCGCAGAATCGTCCCGGGGGCGGGGCGGCCTTCGTCGTCGAGCTGCCCGTCGGCGAGCCCCGCGGCTGA
- a CDS encoding HAMP domain-containing sensor histidine kinase — MSVEAPGGAPAGPRDAPGAGAPEDGSLVTRLAASVSHELRNPLAVILARVQLLQLGLRVGKPVDNDKLVYTLSAIEEQALRASRIVDNLSSFARPRPPQLGPVDLAELVQHVLSALQGRLQSSGVSVEVEVGPDVPTVTADRLQIQTALAQVLHNAIDAMPDGGRVRIGVRRSPNGVEVSVADGGPGVPREDAARIFEAFVSTRRGAAGLGLCIAQTIAAAHGGAVRLVEAGVPGAEFVLSLPAGS, encoded by the coding sequence ATGAGCGTGGAGGCCCCGGGCGGCGCTCCGGCTGGGCCCCGCGACGCCCCGGGGGCGGGCGCGCCCGAAGATGGCTCCCTCGTCACCCGCCTGGCCGCCAGCGTGTCCCACGAGCTGCGCAACCCGCTGGCGGTGATCCTGGCTCGAGTCCAGCTCCTGCAGCTGGGGCTCAGGGTCGGCAAGCCCGTCGACAACGACAAGCTCGTCTACACGCTCTCCGCCATCGAGGAGCAAGCCCTGCGCGCCTCGAGGATCGTCGACAACCTCTCGAGCTTCGCGCGCCCGCGCCCGCCGCAGCTCGGACCCGTGGACCTGGCCGAGCTCGTGCAGCACGTGCTGAGCGCGCTGCAGGGTCGGCTGCAGAGCTCCGGGGTGTCGGTCGAGGTCGAGGTCGGTCCGGACGTGCCGACGGTGACGGCCGACCGGCTGCAGATCCAGACCGCGCTGGCCCAGGTCCTCCATAACGCCATCGACGCCATGCCGGACGGTGGCCGTGTGCGCATCGGCGTCCGCCGGAGCCCGAACGGCGTCGAGGTGAGCGTCGCCGACGGCGGCCCCGGCGTGCCCCGGGAGGACGCCGCGCGAATCTTCGAGGCGTTCGTCTCCACCCGGCGGGGCGCGGCGGGGCTGGGACTCTGCATCGCGCAGACGATCGCCGCCGCCCATGGGGGCGCGGTCCGCCTGGTGGAGGCCGGGGTGCCAGGCGCGGAGTTCGTCCTGAGCCTGCCGGCCGGAAGCTGA
- the alaS gene encoding alanine--tRNA ligase: MTGDRLRETFVRYFEGRGHTRVPSSSLVPGDDPTLLFTNAGMVQFKRVFLGEERRDYRRATSCQKCVRAGGKHNDLENVGRTARHHTFFEMLGNFSFGDYFKAEAIAFAWELLTRELGIDPRRLSATVFTDDDDAAALWKKIAGLGDDRILRLGEKDNFWAMGDTGPCGPCSEVHFHQGDHLPCAEVAAGRPCQGPACECDRWLEVWNLVFMQFNRDAAGRLTPLPQPSIDTGMGLERVAAVLQGKASNFETDLLWPLVSRVADLSGRRYRVREDDDVSMRVIADHARATTFLIGDGVTPSNEWRGYVLRRIMRRAMRHGRLLGLQEPFLYRTVHWVTELMQAAYPELAGERRRIEDVVRGEEERFAETLDTGMRLIEEYDQANKGGTSPLVLDGRFLFKLYDTHGFPRDLAEEIFEDKGWRVTDETEGAYDAEMTAQRDRARASAAFGADDGEGAHLYQQLVAEVPAVEFVGYDTLTAPGRILALVDVGQRGPRRVREAVEGDEVEVILDRTPAYAESGGQVGDTGTLVGRAGRGEIVDTYHRGAKLVVHRVRVRAGGFREGEDVAVSVESPRRQGLRQHHTGTHLLHAALRKVLGTHVAQAGSLVAPDHLRFDFSHGTALRDPEVEQIEGLVNEQVQANLAVRHEEMDLNEALRAGALALFGEKYGSRVRVIRIGDFSVELCGGTHLDQTGQLGLLKITTEGAVASGVRRVEAVAGPAALAAVARQERALREAAEILKIAPGDVPQRLRQLVESQRALEKQLAELEARLARGRADELVAQARQVNGIAVVVARLDGLDADGLRAVVDRVRERLGSGVVFVGGVAGGKVSLVSGVTKDLTSRVQAGKLMQEVARAAGGTGGGRPDLAQGGAKDANRLDEALRQVVAHVSARAGN, encoded by the coding sequence TGCCAGAAGTGCGTGCGGGCCGGCGGCAAGCACAATGATCTCGAAAATGTGGGCCGCACCGCCCGCCACCACACGTTCTTCGAGATGCTCGGCAACTTCTCCTTCGGCGACTACTTCAAGGCCGAGGCCATCGCCTTCGCCTGGGAGTTGCTGACCCGCGAGCTCGGCATCGACCCGCGCCGGCTGAGCGCCACCGTCTTCACGGACGACGATGACGCCGCCGCCCTGTGGAAGAAGATCGCCGGCCTCGGCGACGACCGGATCCTCCGCCTGGGCGAGAAGGACAACTTCTGGGCCATGGGCGACACCGGGCCGTGCGGCCCCTGCTCGGAGGTCCACTTTCACCAGGGCGATCACTTGCCCTGCGCGGAGGTCGCGGCGGGCCGGCCTTGCCAGGGACCGGCCTGCGAGTGCGACCGCTGGCTGGAGGTCTGGAACCTGGTGTTCATGCAGTTCAACCGCGACGCCGCCGGCCGGCTCACCCCGCTGCCGCAGCCGTCCATCGATACGGGAATGGGCCTGGAGCGGGTCGCGGCCGTGCTGCAGGGCAAGGCGTCGAACTTCGAGACCGACCTGCTGTGGCCCCTGGTGAGCCGGGTCGCCGACCTGTCGGGCCGGCGCTACCGCGTGCGCGAGGACGACGACGTGTCCATGCGCGTCATCGCCGACCACGCGCGCGCCACCACGTTCCTCATCGGCGACGGCGTCACGCCCTCCAACGAATGGCGCGGCTACGTGCTGCGCCGGATCATGCGGCGCGCCATGCGCCACGGGCGCCTGCTCGGCCTGCAGGAGCCCTTCCTCTACCGCACGGTGCACTGGGTGACCGAGCTGATGCAGGCAGCCTACCCGGAGCTCGCCGGTGAGCGCCGCCGCATCGAGGACGTCGTGCGTGGCGAGGAGGAGCGCTTCGCCGAGACCCTGGACACGGGCATGCGCCTCATCGAGGAATACGATCAGGCGAACAAGGGTGGCACCAGTCCCCTCGTGCTCGACGGGCGGTTTCTGTTCAAGCTGTACGACACCCACGGCTTCCCGCGCGATCTCGCCGAGGAGATCTTCGAGGACAAAGGCTGGCGGGTGACGGACGAGACCGAGGGGGCCTACGACGCCGAGATGACGGCCCAGCGGGATCGGGCGCGGGCGAGCGCGGCGTTCGGAGCGGACGACGGCGAGGGGGCCCACCTGTACCAGCAGCTCGTGGCCGAGGTCCCGGCCGTGGAGTTCGTGGGCTACGACACGCTCACCGCGCCGGGGCGGATCCTCGCGCTGGTGGACGTCGGCCAGCGGGGGCCCCGCCGGGTCCGCGAGGCGGTGGAGGGCGACGAGGTCGAGGTCATCCTGGACCGCACGCCCGCCTACGCCGAGTCCGGCGGCCAGGTGGGCGACACCGGCACCCTGGTGGGGCGCGCGGGGCGCGGCGAGATCGTCGACACGTACCACCGCGGCGCCAAGCTCGTCGTCCACCGAGTGCGCGTGCGCGCGGGCGGATTCCGGGAAGGGGAGGACGTGGCGGTCAGTGTCGAGTCGCCGCGGCGCCAGGGGCTGCGCCAGCACCACACCGGCACGCACCTGCTCCACGCGGCCCTGCGCAAGGTCCTCGGCACCCACGTCGCCCAGGCCGGCTCGCTGGTGGCTCCGGATCACCTCCGCTTCGACTTCTCCCACGGCACCGCGCTGCGCGACCCCGAGGTCGAGCAGATCGAGGGGCTCGTCAACGAGCAGGTGCAGGCCAACCTCGCCGTGCGGCACGAGGAGATGGACCTGAACGAGGCCCTGCGCGCCGGGGCGCTGGCCCTCTTCGGCGAGAAGTACGGCAGCCGGGTGCGCGTGATCAGGATCGGCGACTTCTCGGTCGAGCTGTGTGGCGGCACCCACCTGGATCAGACGGGCCAGCTGGGCCTGCTCAAGATCACGACGGAGGGCGCGGTGGCCTCGGGGGTGCGGCGGGTGGAGGCCGTGGCGGGCCCCGCGGCGCTGGCCGCGGTGGCGCGTCAGGAGCGGGCCCTTCGCGAGGCGGCCGAGATCCTCAAGATCGCGCCCGGCGACGTGCCCCAGCGCCTGCGTCAGCTCGTGGAGAGTCAGCGGGCCCTCGAGAAGCAGCTGGCCGAGCTGGAAGCTCGGCTGGCCCGCGGCCGGGCCGACGAGCTGGTGGCGCAGGCCCGTCAGGTCAACGGCATCGCCGTCGTGGTGGCGCGCCTGGACGGCCTGGATGCCGACGGGCTCCGGGCCGTGGTCGACCGCGTCCGCGAGCGGCTCGGCTCGGGCGTCGTGTTTGTCGGCGGGGTGGCCGGTGGCAAGGTCTCCCTGGTCTCGGGGGTCACCAAGGACCTGACCTCGCGCGTCCAGGCCGGCAAGCTCATGCAGGAGGTCGCCAGGGCGGCGGGCGGCACCGGCGGGGGGCGGCCCGATCTCGCCCAGGGCGGGGCCAAGGACGCGAATCGGCTGGACGAAGCGCTACGGCAGGTCGTCGCACACGTCTCTGCCAGGGCCGGCAACTGA